Proteins encoded by one window of Xiphias gladius isolate SHS-SW01 ecotype Sanya breed wild chromosome 15, ASM1685928v1, whole genome shotgun sequence:
- the LOC120800492 gene encoding synaptogyrin-3-like isoform X1 gives MEPAGAYGAGKAGSVAFDPVAFFTHPRTILRLLSWVFSMVVFSCIVNEGYINIGSERLLCVFNNNADACNYGVTVGVACFLGSICFLILDFYFPSISSVRDRRRAVLLDLVFSGLASFLWFVGFCFLANQWQATSPDELPLSQGSDAARATIAFCFFSILTWAVLTLSALRRFLTGSNTNLFTWQHLEPTPSNARATPYPIANGATIVTTNPYQAPPFTETLDPQKLTQQRPMAPAF, from the exons ATGGAGCCAGCGGGCGCGTACGGCGCCGGGAAGGCCGGGAGCGTCGCCTTCGACCCGGTCGCCTTCTTCACGCATCCCCGCACCATCCTCAGGCTGCTGTCGTGG GTTTTCTCCATGGTGGTGTTCAGCTGCATCGTGAACGAGGGCTACATCAACATTGGCAGCGAGCGTTTGCTGTGCGTCTTCAACAACAACGCTGATGCCTGTAACTACGGTGTTACTGTTGGTGTGGCCTGTTTCCTCGGCAGCATCTGTTTCCTGATCCTGGACTTTTACTTTCCCAGCATCAGCAGCGTCAGGGACAGAAGACGTGCTGTCCTGCTGGACCTCGTCTTCTCTG GCCTCGCCAGCTTCCTGTGGTTCGTTGGCTTCTGTTTTCTGGCCAATCAGTGGCAGGCGACCTCTCCAGACGAGCTGCCACTGTCCCAGGGCTCTGACGCTGCCAGAGCCACCATTGCTTTCTGCTTCTTCTCCATCCTCACCTGG GCTGTACTGACGCTGAGTGCACTGCGACGCTTCCTAACCGGCAGCAACACAAACTTGTTCACATGGCAACACCTGGAACCCACCCCTAGCAACGCTCGAGCTACACCTTATCCCATCGCCAACGGTGCTACCATAGTAACCACCAACCCCTACCAAGCCCCGCCCTTCACTGAAACCCTGGACCCCCAGAAACTCACACAGCAGAGACCCATGGCTCCGGCCTTctag
- the LOC120800492 gene encoding synaptogyrin-1-like isoform X2, which yields MEPAGAYGAGKAGSVAFDPVAFFTHPRTILRLLSWVFSMVVFSCIVNEGYINIGSERLLCVFNNNADACNYGVTVGVACFLGSICFLILDFYFPSISSVRDRRRAVLLDLVFSGLASFLWFVGFCFLANQWQATSPDELPLSQGSDAARATIAFCFFSILTWGYQCLLAMNTFKSISFMEDKQRLLPRTPPTLSLV from the exons ATGGAGCCAGCGGGCGCGTACGGCGCCGGGAAGGCCGGGAGCGTCGCCTTCGACCCGGTCGCCTTCTTCACGCATCCCCGCACCATCCTCAGGCTGCTGTCGTGG GTTTTCTCCATGGTGGTGTTCAGCTGCATCGTGAACGAGGGCTACATCAACATTGGCAGCGAGCGTTTGCTGTGCGTCTTCAACAACAACGCTGATGCCTGTAACTACGGTGTTACTGTTGGTGTGGCCTGTTTCCTCGGCAGCATCTGTTTCCTGATCCTGGACTTTTACTTTCCCAGCATCAGCAGCGTCAGGGACAGAAGACGTGCTGTCCTGCTGGACCTCGTCTTCTCTG GCCTCGCCAGCTTCCTGTGGTTCGTTGGCTTCTGTTTTCTGGCCAATCAGTGGCAGGCGACCTCTCCAGACGAGCTGCCACTGTCCCAGGGCTCTGACGCTGCCAGAGCCACCATTGCTTTCTGCTTCTTCTCCATCCTCACCTGG GGTTATCAGTGTCTGCTGGCAATGAACACATTTAAGAGCATTTCCTTCATGGAGGACAAGCAGAGGCTGCTGCCTAGGACCCCTCCTACCCTCTCTTtagtctaa